The following are from one region of the Jatrophihabitans telluris genome:
- a CDS encoding Fur family transcriptional regulator, whose product MDHTHAIDDAALAERLRERGLRMTSQRASVMAAVTKLVHATPDQVADAVPEIDLTTVYRTLETLEELGILAHTHLGHGAPSYRLADDDHIHVVCHRCSSVTDAPPELADSLARQLESERGFLLDRSHFTVFGTCADCAADTASAGRTH is encoded by the coding sequence ATGGACCACACGCACGCAATCGACGATGCCGCGCTGGCCGAGCGGCTGCGCGAACGAGGCCTGCGGATGACATCGCAGCGCGCGAGCGTTATGGCCGCTGTGACCAAGCTCGTGCACGCCACCCCCGATCAGGTGGCCGATGCCGTCCCAGAGATCGACCTCACCACCGTCTACCGCACGTTGGAAACGCTGGAAGAACTGGGCATCCTCGCCCACACCCACCTCGGCCACGGCGCACCGTCGTACCGGTTGGCCGACGACGACCACATCCACGTGGTCTGCCACCGCTGCTCATCGGTGACCGACGCGCCCCCCGAGCTTGCCGACAGCCTCGCTCGCCAGCTGGAATCCGAGCGCGGCTTCCTGCTCGATCGCTCACACTTCACCGTCTTCGGCACCTGCGCCGACTGCGCGGCCGACACCGCCTCGGCGGGAAGGACCCACTGA
- a CDS encoding YgfZ/GcvT domain-containing protein, producing the protein MADYRSPLLDRPGAVAADGIDAGIAWHYGNPLGEQRAADTTAVLIDRSNRDVLLVPGPDRLGWLHAITSQHFESLTEGASTESLVLSPNGHVEQHWNVTELGGQIWIDTEPGAADEVLGYLLKMRFLKQVEPAIVTAAFAVLSVVGPSAPLVLAASGLPVPADAAVPLADGGLVRAVPRGFDVIVPRADLQRIADAVIAAGAVPAGSWADDALRIVRRQPRLGVDTDHRTIPHELAWIGTAVHLDKGCYRGQETVARVQNLGKPPRRLVLLHLAGESEQLPPPGSPVERDGRVVGFSGTAAHHYEYGPIALAVVKRGIGAQDVLSVGGQTAALDPDDAEFVPVEGFAGHRA; encoded by the coding sequence ATGGCTGACTACCGCTCACCGTTGCTCGACCGGCCCGGCGCGGTCGCCGCGGACGGCATCGACGCGGGCATCGCCTGGCACTACGGCAACCCGTTGGGCGAGCAGCGCGCCGCCGACACCACCGCCGTCCTGATCGATCGGTCGAATCGTGATGTCCTGCTCGTACCGGGACCGGACCGGCTGGGCTGGTTGCACGCCATCACCTCGCAGCACTTCGAGTCCCTGACCGAGGGAGCGTCCACCGAGTCACTCGTGCTCAGCCCGAACGGTCACGTCGAGCAGCACTGGAACGTCACCGAACTCGGCGGCCAGATCTGGATCGACACCGAGCCGGGTGCCGCGGATGAGGTCCTGGGTTACCTGCTCAAGATGCGCTTTCTCAAGCAGGTCGAGCCCGCGATCGTGACGGCGGCCTTCGCGGTCCTGAGCGTGGTCGGCCCGTCGGCGCCGCTGGTGCTTGCCGCGTCCGGCCTGCCCGTGCCTGCCGACGCCGCTGTTCCGCTGGCCGATGGTGGTCTGGTCCGGGCGGTGCCGCGGGGATTCGACGTGATCGTCCCGCGGGCGGATCTGCAAAGGATTGCCGACGCGGTCATCGCTGCCGGTGCGGTCCCGGCCGGCTCCTGGGCCGATGATGCCCTTCGGATCGTTCGTCGTCAGCCCCGCCTGGGCGTCGACACCGACCATCGCACCATCCCACATGAGCTGGCGTGGATCGGCACCGCGGTCCACCTGGACAAGGGTTGTTACCGGGGCCAGGAAACCGTCGCGCGGGTGCAGAACCTCGGTAAGCCACCGCGGCGACTGGTGCTGCTGCACCTGGCCGGCGAGAGCGAGCAATTGCCGCCGCCGGGCAGCCCGGTCGAACGGGACGGCCGGGTAGTCGGATTCTCCGGCACGGCGGCCCACCACTACGAGTACGGACCGATTGCGCTGGCTGTGGTCAAGCGCGGGATCGGCGCGCAGGATGTGTTGTCGGTCGGCGGCCAGACCGCGGCTCTGGATCCGGATGACGCCGAGTTCGTGCCGGTCGAGGGATTCGCAGGTCACCGCGCCTGA
- the crcB gene encoding fluoride efflux transporter CrcB, with amino-acid sequence MTALCVLLGGAIGAPVRYLGDSYLKHRLGWAFPVGTLAVNLVGCLMLGLVLGAVTGGSLGGTGKALLGTGFCGGLTTFSAFSVETVELWQGRKSLLAVGYLAMSVVLGIAAAAAGYTFTR; translated from the coding sequence GTGACGGCGTTGTGCGTGTTGCTCGGCGGAGCGATCGGGGCTCCCGTCCGCTACCTGGGCGACAGCTACCTCAAACACCGGCTCGGTTGGGCCTTCCCGGTAGGCACCCTTGCCGTGAACCTCGTCGGTTGCCTGATGCTCGGGCTCGTCCTCGGCGCGGTGACGGGCGGTTCGCTCGGCGGCACCGGAAAGGCCTTGCTGGGAACGGGATTCTGCGGCGGCCTGACCACCTTCTCTGCGTTCTCGGTGGAGACCGTCGAACTGTGGCAGGGTCGCAAATCCCTGCTCGCCGTGGGATACCTCGCCATGAGCGTCGTCCTCGGCATCGCCGCAGCCGCCGCCGGCTACACCTTCACCCGTTGA
- a CDS encoding fluoride efflux transporter FluC — protein MSATLERRTPFRPDWASVAVIAAGGGLGSLARYGVATAWPVEAGTIAWSTLVINVSGSMLLGLLVVAVTEIWRPHRLVRPGLGTGLLGGWTTFSTFAAENRALLADSHLGTAVAYAALSVLGGVAAAAGAMTLLRRLEPRLRVARTHEGVDPFDPELP, from the coding sequence GTGAGCGCAACGCTCGAGCGACGCACCCCGTTCCGTCCGGACTGGGCATCGGTGGCCGTCATCGCCGCCGGAGGAGGGCTCGGGAGTCTTGCCCGCTACGGCGTGGCCACCGCGTGGCCGGTCGAGGCGGGCACGATCGCGTGGAGCACCCTGGTCATCAACGTGTCCGGGTCGATGCTGCTCGGGCTGCTGGTGGTCGCGGTCACCGAGATCTGGCGCCCGCACCGGCTCGTCCGACCCGGTCTCGGCACCGGGCTGCTGGGTGGTTGGACCACCTTCTCGACCTTCGCGGCGGAGAACCGCGCGCTGCTCGCCGATTCCCACCTGGGCACGGCGGTCGCCTACGCGGCGCTCAGCGTGCTCGGAGGTGTCGCGGCGGCGGCCGGAGCGATGACGCTCCTACGGAGGCTCGAACCTCGGCTGCGGGTCGCCAGGACCCATGAGGGCGTCGATCCGTTCGACCCGGAGCTGCCGTGA
- a CDS encoding Gfo/Idh/MocA family protein, whose translation MTISWGIIGPGRIAANVAGDFAQVPDAQLTAVASRSPDRARSFAAGHDIPTAYGSYRELIDAPDVDVVYIATPHPQHHAIAVAALRAGKAVLVEKAFTATLAGAQDIVAVARETGVFAMEAMWTRFQPAVARARELVAQGAIGEVRSVQADLGVTRDFDPSDRIFAHELGGGATLDLAVYPASFAQWFLGNPDSVTACGSLEPSGVDAGVSILLGYDDGRNATLMTSLHSPMPGHARIFGTTGWIDVRPRFHHPTEIVLHLGSEEPQSLVLPPTGNGYAHEIAEVTGCLAAGRTESAIMPLADSVAVQAILQQCLDQLGVSFAEDPDALG comes from the coding sequence ATGACAATCTCGTGGGGCATCATCGGGCCGGGCCGGATCGCCGCGAACGTGGCCGGCGACTTCGCCCAAGTGCCTGACGCCCAACTGACGGCCGTGGCCTCCCGCTCGCCCGATCGAGCCCGATCCTTCGCCGCCGGGCACGACATTCCCACGGCCTACGGGTCCTACCGGGAGCTGATCGACGCGCCGGACGTCGACGTCGTCTACATTGCCACTCCGCACCCGCAGCACCACGCGATCGCCGTTGCGGCCCTGCGCGCCGGCAAGGCCGTCCTGGTGGAGAAGGCGTTCACCGCCACCCTGGCCGGCGCGCAGGACATCGTTGCCGTCGCGCGCGAGACCGGGGTATTCGCGATGGAGGCGATGTGGACGCGCTTCCAGCCCGCCGTCGCCCGGGCCAGGGAACTGGTTGCACAGGGCGCCATCGGCGAGGTCCGCTCCGTGCAGGCCGATCTCGGAGTGACCCGCGACTTCGACCCGTCCGACCGGATCTTCGCCCACGAGCTGGGTGGGGGCGCAACGCTGGATCTCGCCGTCTATCCGGCGTCGTTCGCCCAATGGTTCCTGGGAAATCCCGATTCGGTCACCGCCTGCGGTTCCCTCGAACCCTCCGGGGTGGACGCCGGGGTGAGCATCCTGCTCGGCTACGACGACGGCCGCAACGCGACCCTCATGACGTCGCTGCACAGCCCGATGCCCGGGCACGCGCGGATCTTCGGGACCACCGGCTGGATCGACGTCCGCCCCCGATTCCACCATCCCACCGAGATCGTCCTGCACCTCGGCTCGGAGGAACCACAGTCGCTGGTGCTGCCCCCGACGGGCAACGGCTACGCCCACGAGATCGCCGAGGTGACCGGATGCCTCGCCGCCGGACGCACCGAGAGCGCCATCATGCCGCTGGCCGACAGCGTGGCCGTGCAGGCCATCCTGCAGCAGTGCCTCGACCAGCTGGGGGTGTCCTTCGCCGAGGACCCGGACGCGCTCGGGTGA
- the tsaD gene encoding tRNA (adenosine(37)-N6)-threonylcarbamoyltransferase complex transferase subunit TsaD, producing the protein MGIETSCDETGVGFVENGKLLGDALSSSMAEHVRFGGVVPEIAARAHVSALVPTVRQALNNADLSLADVGAVAVTAGPGLATALHVGVAAAKAYALALDVPLYAVHHLAGHAAADTLEHGPLPPRCVVLIVSGGHTSLLLVEDLVRIPIVHLSDTLDDAAGEAFDKVARVLGLPYPGGPSIDRAARSGDPAAVAFPRPLTGPGDDALGFSFSGLKTAVARYVERGPAAGVSVEDIAASFQESVADVLTLKALRACRAMEVDTLVIVGGVAANSRIRALAQQRCDEAGVELRVPPMRLCTDNGAMIAAIGDLLVQAGAAPSPERFPATPTIPLTDAQLY; encoded by the coding sequence ATGGGCATCGAGACCTCGTGCGACGAAACCGGTGTCGGCTTCGTCGAGAACGGCAAGCTGCTCGGTGACGCGTTGTCCTCGTCGATGGCCGAGCACGTCCGGTTCGGCGGCGTCGTACCGGAGATCGCTGCTCGGGCGCATGTTTCCGCGCTCGTTCCGACGGTCCGCCAGGCGCTGAACAACGCAGACCTTTCTCTGGCCGACGTCGGCGCGGTGGCGGTGACGGCCGGGCCTGGCCTGGCTACCGCCCTGCACGTGGGCGTTGCCGCGGCGAAGGCCTATGCGCTCGCTCTCGACGTCCCGTTGTACGCGGTGCATCATCTGGCTGGGCACGCCGCCGCCGACACCCTCGAACACGGGCCGTTGCCGCCGCGGTGTGTCGTGCTGATCGTGTCGGGTGGCCACACCTCACTGCTGCTCGTCGAAGATCTGGTCCGCATCCCGATCGTGCACCTGTCCGACACCCTCGACGACGCGGCCGGCGAGGCGTTCGACAAGGTGGCGAGGGTGCTCGGTCTGCCCTACCCGGGCGGCCCGTCGATCGACCGTGCAGCCCGGTCGGGCGACCCGGCGGCGGTGGCGTTCCCGCGTCCGCTCACCGGGCCGGGCGATGACGCCCTGGGCTTCTCGTTCTCGGGCTTGAAGACCGCGGTGGCCCGCTACGTGGAGCGCGGACCGGCCGCCGGCGTCAGTGTTGAGGACATCGCCGCGTCGTTCCAGGAGTCGGTCGCCGACGTGCTCACGCTCAAGGCGCTGCGGGCCTGTCGGGCGATGGAGGTGGACACCCTCGTCATCGTCGGGGGCGTCGCGGCCAACTCGCGAATCCGAGCGCTGGCCCAGCAACGCTGCGACGAGGCGGGCGTCGAACTCCGGGTCCCCCCGATGCGGTTGTGCACCGACAACGGGGCCATGATCGCGGCCATCGGAGATCTCCTGGTGCAGGCGGGGGCAGCCCCGTCACCGGAGCGGTTCCCGGCCACCCCGACGATCCCGCTCACGGACGCCCAGCTGTACTGA